In Brassica napus cultivar Da-Ae chromosome A3, Da-Ae, whole genome shotgun sequence, the sequence TGAGCCCAAGGATGGAAAGAAACGAAGTATGTGTTGAGGAGCATCACAGCAAGCCAAGGAACAATCAACTTGACAGCTCTCAGTAACACTTCAATCAGAAACTCCTTACAAGGAAGCCTCTCTGGAGCACTCTCGGAGTAAACTGGAACGTAAGAGTAGCTTCTTCCACATACCTGCCGtggaaacagagagagagagttttaagTATAGATAACGCTAAACCCTCTCCTAAAGGCTAAAGCTTGAACCTTTTTCACATAAAACTAAGCCAAAGCTAAAACCTTTATCAACAACAAAATCGAGAAGGGGAGAGCAAAAGATGACCTCGCATTGCTTGTATCCGCGGCGATTGAGCCAGATGAGGAGACAATCGTGGTGGACGTACTTGATTGAGCCTCGACACGAGCAGGGATGCATCAGCGGGTTTCCTGGTTTTTCCGGTGATCGACAAATCCGGCAGAGGTTTTCTTCGCCGTCTTCTTCTTGTTCCCCGTGCGAGAAACTCTGATCGGAGCCACCGAGCTGTGTCATCTCCGGCGAATCGCGCGAAACTCTTTTTTCGTCGtcgtctctctttctttctttctttctatgcACTCTCTGAAAGCGGCAAACGCATATGTGAgtgagattattaattaaagacaaaagtaaaatttatgaaaattaaaataattgtaaTATAGTAAGTATGATGCTTTTTGACTGCAAGTGGTGACTTTCTACGTTGATTCCTGTCAATTTTACGACGGAAAAAGTTCAATTACCACAggtcaaaaaaaaatccttaacAAAGGTGAATTTTTCTGTGGAGGATGATACAACACATTAAGTCATTAATATGAATTaacttatttgttttaaaatacattttttatattttggataattttcattaatttgtcATCATTATCTTACCTAGCTAATATCATtatctaatttaataaataaatctaaaatttaatacATAACAAAAGCTTTAGGGTTTATGCTGTAACAAAAGCTCAGAGATATTTTCATGCATCCATAACTCCTCGTTATTGCATCGTCAGGTGTACGTTTGGATACAAATTCATCGTGAAACGAAGTGATGTATATGCATAAAACGTTAAAAGTGTGGTGCTGAATGAACTAACACATGCACCAACTACGTTGGAGAGTGGATCTTTAGAGGAAAAATGAACCTGGTATTGTTTACTAATTACTAGTGTTGTGTAGTATATAGCATGGCTGCATGGGATCATCTTTGACCAAAATTTACCacactttaaataaatttaccACACATTTATCTACtccatattatatttttaaacgtTGTTATAGTGCATAGGATTTTGACTTGACTAACAAAGAACAAAATCGACGTATAACAGAGATAAAATCACGTCGTAACAAATTTGATTGGTAAACTAAAATCGAATAAATATTTgttgataataatataaagcaaAATTACATATAAATAGCTTCTTATTAATGGGCCTGAATGCTAAGGGCCCATCTAAGAAAGTAATTACAGTATTTATTGATCGCCTTACGCTTTTACCTCCGACAAGGAAACGCTGTGTCGTCTTCGCCGGCGACGTTCAAAAGAGGCGGCAATGGAAGTGAAAAGGcctaaaaagaaagaaaaaaaggagggaaaatcagaaagaaaaaaaaaatggagaagaTAAAGAACTGGAAGCACAAACATGTCTTCCACATTTACCCTCCCACTTAAACCCAATCTCCACACACTTCATTCCTCTTTCTCAACAACTCCACCTAGGGGGTTTctgtctccttcttcttccctcGTAAGTTCCCTCGCTTTCTCTCTCTTGTGTCTTGTCGAATTAAATCATCAGTAGAGGAAGTGTTAAGGTGGGTTTAGTCTCTAGTTCCTAAATTGTGGACATCACTCTACTTAGTGAAGCCTAGGTTGTCTTAATTTTTCACAGTTCCATTGGTTTGTGTCTATGTGAGAATGCACTCTGTCTAATATATCTTCAATTGTTAATTAACTCTGATCTCTTCATGAAGCCTTCTCTTACCGTTGTTACTTGTTAGTGTTCTATTACTATGTATTAACTCTGGTCATTGCTGCAGTTGTTTTGTCGTAAAATTTGAAGATAATGTAGCCAGTCTCTGAAGGTTCAACTTCTACCTTATCTGGCTTCATGGATAGGAGAAGGAGAAGCCCTCTGATTCGTCGACCTCGTGATATAAAAGGGAGCTTGCATAGTTTCACTTTCATGCCACCCTCAAGTGAGAACTCTCTGAAACTGAAGCTTAAGCTTGGTGGTGGCCTTACTCGTACTATCCAAACCAACTCAGAGGCGGGTGTTTATACGGTAATATAAACTCTTAGTCTGTTAGTTATTGTTgaacttgttttttttctttcctaatTTTTTGAGACTGATGCAGGATAATGAGAGATGTGTTCAGAAAACTATGTATCTAAGAGAGATACATCAGTCCATGACCGAAAAGACCAAACGAGGTCTTAAAAAACGTTTGTTGGATCAAGAACAAGACAATGATGATGAGGAGATTAGATACCTCGTAAAGTTAAAGTCTAAAAGGCTCACAAGGGATTATCAGACAAACATGGAAGACGGAGAACATCTCTCATCAGACAAACATGCTGTAACTGAAAGGCATAAGCTGAAGATGGGAACGGTTGATTCGCTTGTGGAAGGATCAACAAGTGGACACGTTCCTACTACACGCACCCGGGCTCCCGTTGGGTCGGGTCCTCTTGAGTTTCCTGATGGCTTACCTTGCCCCTCTTCTAAAAGTGAGTTGCTCATTGTCCTCTTTTTAGCATATGACAAGCTGTGAATGCTGATTCTGTAAAACTTGAACAATTTCAGGACAAAAGCAAAAGCTGTCTGAGGTAGAGCAACAATCCAAGAAGGCTGAAGCTGCACAGAGACGAAGAATGCTGTCTGAAAAGGCTGCTCAAGAAGCTGAGGTTAAGTtcaatactccctccgtttctttttatttgatgtttttggaATTTGTGCAcacaaatcaaaaaaataaaaacatttaattctatagattttctaaacaaaaacatcatcaGCTACCTAATTAACCATAATTCAACCAATTAGAAAAATAATCTGTAGAATATAATAAGTCATATAGcacaaaaatcaataaatttttacattgaaagttgaaaatatttatgtaatttgaaacaaaaaaaaaagctttaaaaCATCATCTACTAAAAAATAGAGGGAGAACATTTTTCTGAATAATGCCAAGACAGTCCTGTAACGGTCTAAGATCATCTTTGTCTTCTTCACCAGGCTGAAGCTATCAGGAAGATACTTGGGCAAGACTCagggagaaagaagaaagaggagAAGATTAAGAAACAACAAGAAGAACGAGCTCAGGTACTTGCATAGCTGATGATGACATTCTTATCTTTTGTCTCTATTTGTGTTAACTTCATCTTCACAGGAGAGAGCTACAAGAGCAAGCACACTCGCATCAAACACAATGAGATTAGTCATTGGTCCGAGTGGAACAACTTTGACATTTTCTGAAGACATTGGTCTTCCAGATATCTTCAAGCCAATCACCTGCAGGTAATGCAAGAATCTGAGTATAGTATATAGAATTATAGAAACCATATATGTGGAATGTGTGAGGTGTTAAgctgtgtttgtttgtgttgatcTTTCTTCAGTTATCCTCCTCCACGTGAGAAATGCGTGGGGCCAAACTGTGAGAACTCGTACAAGTACAGGGACTCGAAGTCGAAGCTACCACTATGCAGTCTCAGTTGTTACAAGGCTATGCAACAACCTTTGATTCATTGCTAATTGCTTAACAGAGTTTTGTTCAAAATGTATTATTAAACACGTAATTGTTTCTTTTAACATGCACAAACCTTCGCCTATTTCACTGAAACATTCATCACCAGCAAACCAATTCAATTGACGACAAATTTTGCTTAACAATGAAAGCTCGCACGGTTTAGCTTCTTGGGCCTCATTTTGTAGGCTTAATATTACATTACAGTTTCAAATATGGGCTCATTGAATAAAACATTAAGTATCAAAGAGAATTACATTTCGATTGTTAGATCCTTGGGCCTCAAATAACATCATCATTTCAAATTTTGGGCAGTAAGAtaaattaaattagaaaaaatagtcGTTGAGTGCAATTATGGAGTTTTACTACTAAACTAaacacttttgtttttaatgttacatattaatatataaataatatgttgAGTCGTAATAAggtaaactaaattttaaaaacaatatgatATTTACCACTAAATTACAACCACTTTTGTTTTTAGTGTTACATAATTAagatataaataatatgttGAGTTGTAGTAAtgtaaactaaattttaaaactatatgaaATTTACCACTAAACTACAACCActtttgatttaaatattacataattaaCATATAAACAACATGTTAAAacatagtaaaataaattaaaactaaaaagataaTGTCGTTGTTGAGAATTGAACTCAAAATACCATGACCATAATGTGGGGATCTTACCACTATATTACaacctttttaaaattttaaaattatatatttatttttttgataaaattatatatttaatagataaatAACCGTAATAaggtaaattaaatttaaaaatatagtatgaCTGACAAGAATTGAACTCAAAACTAATTCCATGGCCACAAATGGAATTTTACCACTAAACGACAACCAATTTTGTTTTTAGTGttacataattaatatataaacaatatgTCAAGCTGTAGTAATGtagattaaaactaaaaagatagTATTGCTATTGAGAATTGAACATTAACCTTAACTCGTGGACATGAACCCATCTTGGATATTAGCCACACTATTTTTTCTTTCCAATTCCACTCCAATGCTATGTTACACATTAACCAACCAGCTTGTGGTGGTCTCTGATGAGCCTACTAGATTAAGCTTTTTGATTTTAGTGGATTAGATTAAGCTTTTCGATTTTAGTGGACATTGAAGAAGAGttaaatgtgagatttttatgGTTGACTATTTGACATAACGAGGACGGTAGTGTtggattatttatttaatctaaGAACTTGTAACCATAACGAACTCTAGTGATATACATATCAAATCCAAACTCACAATACAAAAGATATCAAAATCATATTCTTCATTTCTAACatctaaaacattatttttataacactCCTTGGATGCTCATCAAAAATATAGGGAAGAGAGTGGGAATATCCACTACGAGGATCGGTTAAAGAAAACAAGCTTTTTTTATCAATCATCTGTAAACATACGATTAATAGTAGATATGTTCAACTAAAATTCAATAAAGCAAACATGAAAAGAAAATGATCATccctaaatatattaaaagcaGACATGTTTTAATAGCTAATTTGGAATATTCCATATCAAGCATTGCTGCCTCATAGTCAATTGGACCCTGGTATTGTGAGACTCACGGTGTCCTCCAAAGCAGTGTGTTGAAATACCTCACGTAAGATTCTAAAAGATAAAAGGATGTGTGGTCACATCCCCTCTACAAAGCATTCACTAACAAACAATCTTTGACCAATTCATCTAGAGTAGGACTTCGAAGCATCCACACAGCACCCACATCATGCTTCTTTAAAATGTAATGTATTGAGAATTGAACATTAACCTTAACTTGGGGACATGAATCCATCTTGGACATGAGTCACACTATTGTTTTCCCTGATTCATGTCACAGTACACATTAACCAAGGAGCTTGTGGTGGTCTCTGATGAGCCTACTAGATTAAGCTATTTGATTTTAgtggattagatttagttttTCGATTTTAGTGGACATTGAAAAAGGTTAAATGTGAGATTTGTGTGGTTGACATTGACATAACCAGGACCGTAGTGTTGGATTctttgtttcatttaataacTTGTAATCATAACAAACTCTAGTGATTTTACATATCAAATCCAAACTCACAAtacaaaaaatatcaaaatcatattattcatttgtaacatctaaaacatgattttgataaCACTCTTTGGATGCTCATCAAAAATATAGCAAAAAGAGTGGGAATATCCACTAAAAGGATcggttaaaaaaatcattagaaGTTTGTAACTAAGAAAAAGTTAGTTACTGATAACACTAATGATGTCTTACAATATGTAATTGATcaaatcagagactgtgttaAGTTTTTCCAAAGATgaatatatcaatattattGAAACTGAAATActtttttgatatcttttaattttgcACTAATATTACAACTTGTGCTATTATGCATtacttttcatttataaattagCATAACAAACATATTTACTTACCCTAGTCATACGCTATATTTAAATGCACTCGTATCCTTCTTTAGTTACACTAATAACATACATCATCAAATGAACAAAAAGTCAATTTTAACTAGgaataaaaattgatcaaaaaaaaaaactaggaataaaaaaaatcaataatttaatcaaaattaaaatatttataaccatAAGATATTCTAcattaactatttatttaaattagatatGTTGTCTACATCAAAAGATTCTATTGTTATATTAAAAGGTCTATTATTTTTGTAGTTTATTACATTTATAATGTcgtattttattctttttgacTTAGATTAAACCAAATGAGTAAACCACATATTTTTTACTGGAAATAGGTATTTTATAGAACTTATagacatttaaatttaaaagataggattcaaaccaaaaatacattgttgtttttaaatcgaaacaaataaactaaaaagttATCCCGGCTGCAAACACTATGGGCGGCGACCCTATTACATCTCAAACAGCCGCTCACTATACACTTGTTCCTCTCCTTTTGTTGCCACAAAGCTTTCTTTAACTTTCTCACGTCTCCTTCTCAGTCTTAAAACTCTGAAGCGTTTTCTATTTGCACCTATGAGAAGTGCCTTCCGTCTACGGCCACAACTTATATAGAAGTCCAGAGGTGTTGAAATCTCAGGATCCATTTACAGCCATCTCAGGTGATGATTTGGGAGTTACTACCATGGATTCTTCCCCATTCAGCTTTCCATTGTCTGATGATGCTCCGCGTTCAGAACTAGAAACTCCATCATCCTTATGATTTTCGTCATCTGAATTGCTACTGTTATTCTCTTCACTACTCGGGTCCTCTGGTTCCTTAGCTACAACCGACCGTGCTGAAGATACAGTGGTGCTTTGACTTTTCCTACCGGCTAGCACTGCATGGCTCAGCGTCGAACAAAGAACGGCAAATACATTGTCTCTTTTCGAATTTTTACCCAGCCGTGGTTTCTTGGATGCCTCTTGTTCCCTTTCTACTAAAGGGGATTTGCGTTTCAGCCTAAGGAGCTCGCCTTCATCCTCTTCAGAGGCTTCTGGTTGCTTCCGAGGAGGCGGCTTATagtcttcatcatcttcatcgtccTCATAGTCAACCAAGCCTCCAGACCTCGGGCTATATTGTTGATAGAAGCGCAAACCAAAACCCATCAgacaaaaatgttttaaataattttcatcaaTTTTAAATGCGGAGCTAAACTACTATACCTGGAAGAAGTAGAGCCTGGAGCCACTCCATTTGAAAGATGAGGCTTCGGTTGTTCTTTCTGTGTATTAGAGGCAGGTTTTTCCTTCTGTGTATTAGAAGCAGATGCAGAATCTTCTTCATCGCTGTCAGTACTTAAATGTGAGAAACGTTCAGGcagaataaaaaagaaattgttTTAACGGTCAGAGATAAACCTGTCTTCGTTGAAATAATCTTCCTCCTCTTTATCCAATGCACGCTCCTCAACTTTTCTTCTCGGATCAACCTCATCAGCACTGCTTTTCGGTACGGCACTTTCTAAGCACTGAAGACAACATTGTTTGAACAAAGATACAGACAACTTTttctaaagtaaaaaaaaaatcaggatcCTGAAGCAAACCTGCTCATACTTGATCTTAAAAGCCTGGATAGAGATTAAGCACTGAAACGGAGCCAACCGGTCCCAGAACGTACCAACTATGTATTTGAGCAACAGAGTTGCATTTCCCTACACATAAAGAAAATGATCACTAAATACGATACCATCTATTACTAAATACACAAAAGGGGGAAAAGGATGAAAAAAGAACCTTGCGTATGTGCTCAAGCAGATCCAAGACTGCAGAGTTCAACAGATTGTACCGGTTCCCATTGGCAATGAAGACATCCATAACTGGTTTCAGTGTGTTGTTCTTAACAACGTAGTTCTGGACAAAATCATCCTGCAATAGAAATATATTCAGAAAGTAAGTCATCTGATGAACTTTTATGTAGTCAATGATGGAAAATCAAAGGTGGCATATaagtttatttaaatatttcgcAAAAAGCATGATAGGCTAATGGCTACACTAATATGATTCAATTCTTCAGTTACTGGGAGTATTCAAACAAATCTACTCACATGCACGGATAGTAGAGTACGGACAAATCTTATAGCAGCAACCACAAGGTATTTTTCCTTTCTCCGTGTGAGATGCAAGATCTTTTCAGTCACATTGTTTTGGAGAAAACTGCATCTGTAGAGAAGATGAAATTACACAACAAATATTATCTAATGGGTTCCAGCATGAGAACTAGAcagataattaaaaaataagcaTCAACATGATTACTTTGTTCTGGATGAATCTTGCATGATGCAAAAGCACAACAGTTCACATATGTTCAGCAAGACTTCAGGCTTTGTGCGAATCCTTCTCGCTGGACCTTCAGATGTATTGCCTGACGTCTCAGGACATGAGGCAGTAATAACATCCACTATCTCAGGTAGATGTTTCTCGTAGAAAATATCCAAGATAGTTGATCTCTGCTAAAATGAGATGGGTCAGTAAATAATACAAATCAGGGTGTCTATCTATCAGATTAGAAGAGAAGCATGGGTAGCAACACAAAGACTCAGGGCTTTGAAAATTGTAGCAGATAGCTTGAAAAACACTGAATACAACGTAAACAGTgaaaaaaaatccaagaaaGAACTTTATAGTCAACTGATTCAAGGACACGCAAGATATTGACGGACTCGGAACTTTTCTTAGCAAGCTTGACTATAAATGGATTCCAAAGCACTACAAAAACAGGGGGAGAATACCACCCTCTCTACTTATAAGAAATTGAAAGGAAAGAAGGATGCACCTGAGCTCCACCAGACAATGCATTTGTATCCAGTAATGTTCGGATAATTTCTAGAAATTGGCAATGCATCTTATCACCAAAGTCTTCCATCATTCCCTTCACCTGTTACATAAACAAGAGAGACAACTTTAACTCAAATCTATAacatacaaaaaaagaaagcaaaaaaaaaattatttcagcTGCCTAACCAACCCAAAGGCTTACAGAAAATTACCAGGAGACCGAGAAGGGGGGTTCCTTCGGTGCGAACAACATAAGAACGTAAAAGACTGGGGTCTTGATTCAAGAAAAGAATCAGGATATCTGTTCTGCATCCACAACAATATTACTTTGAGTATGCAGCTTGGAAATGACCACTAAAATTTCTTACAGccacaagaaaaaagaaacagagtaaCCAGAATGAGCTATCGGCTTTAATAAATAGTATACCCAGTTAATACGAGTTTTTTGTCTGGAATCTGCAAGACTTCCTCTATGACATAAAAAATTCCTTCATTGACAAGGTCCCTGAAATCATTGACAAGACAAGTACGATAACTGAGAAACAGATCCCTAAAGAAGATTTTTAAAGAAGCACTTAACAAAGAGAAGGAATTTAGTTTCTGGTGAGTACATACCTAAAAAGCCGCAGCTGCTGCACCACTTGGAGGCTCTTGCTTAAACTACAAAATTCGTGCAAGAAATATACCTATTTTAAAGAGAATGAGGCATATCAGTCTAACTAACTCTACTGAAAAGCAATATTTTTTAACGGTGATGTATTGAGgcataaaagaaaataacaaatgCCTCTTGAAGTCAGGAAATACCAAATTTTTCTTGGATTCCATAGATGTAGAAGGTGACCTAAACCTTGCAAATAATTCCTGAATAAAAGTGCTATCATCCTTCAGCAATGAAACAACCTGGAGAAGATGCACTTCAGTTAAACAAAAATCTGGAATGCATTACCTCAATGCCATATATTTGAAAGCATTTCCATGGATAACTTACAATGGCATTGTTGGCATGTATAACTGAATTCAAGTTTGCAACAATAGCATCATCTAATACTCTGCCCAAGACAACATCCTGTAAAAAGTGACAATAGGTGAGAAACCTAATACCGTAACGAAGAGGCATAAAAGTTGGACGAAAAGTGATGGGATCCAACCTTCAAGTAGCCAATTCTGTACGTTTGGTGTATCTTTGACAGGACTAACGG encodes:
- the LOC111214157 gene encoding INO80 complex subunit B-like isoform X2 encodes the protein MDRRRRSPLIRRPRDIKGSLHSFTFMPPSSENSLKLKLKLGGGLTRTIQTNSEDNERCVQKTMYLREIHQSMTEKTKRGLKKRLLDQEQDNDDEEIRYLVKLKSKRLTRDYQTNMEDGEHLSSDKHAVTERHKLKMGTVDSLVEGSTSGHVPTTRTRAPVGSGPLEFPDGLPCPSSKRQKQKLSEVEQQSKKAEAAQRRRMLSEKAAQEAEAEAIRKILGQDSGRKKKEEKIKKQQEERAQERATRASTLASNTMRLVIGPSGTTLTFSEDIGLPDIFKPITCSYPPPREKCVGPNCENSYKYRDSKSKLPLCSLSCYKAMQQPLIHC
- the LOC111214157 gene encoding INO80 complex subunit B-like isoform X1, whose protein sequence is MDRRRRSPLIRRPRDIKGSLHSFTFMPPSSENSLKLKLKLGGGLTRTIQTNSEAGVYTDNERCVQKTMYLREIHQSMTEKTKRGLKKRLLDQEQDNDDEEIRYLVKLKSKRLTRDYQTNMEDGEHLSSDKHAVTERHKLKMGTVDSLVEGSTSGHVPTTRTRAPVGSGPLEFPDGLPCPSSKRQKQKLSEVEQQSKKAEAAQRRRMLSEKAAQEAEAEAIRKILGQDSGRKKKEEKIKKQQEERAQERATRASTLASNTMRLVIGPSGTTLTFSEDIGLPDIFKPITCSYPPPREKCVGPNCENSYKYRDSKSKLPLCSLSCYKAMQQPLIHC
- the LOC106389041 gene encoding serine/threonine-protein phosphatase 4 regulatory subunit 3-like — encoded protein: MGAPEKSQSNSNSNSSSMQRVKVYHLNEDGKWDDRGTGHVSIDYVERSEELSLCVIDEEDNEMLLVHPINPEDIYRKQEDTIISWRDPERSTEMALSFQETAGCSYVWDQICATQRNLHFSSLNSETFHSLNSELRELPAVELTTLPLILKIVTESGMTDQMRLTELVLKDNDFFRNLMGVFKICEELENVEGLHMIFNIVKGIILLNSSQILEKIFGDELIMEIIGCLEYDPGVPHSQHHRNFLKEHVVFKEAIPIKDPLVLSKIHQTYRIGYLKDVVLGRVLDDAIVANLNSVIHANNAIVVSLLKDDSTFIQELFARFRSPSTSMESKKNLVYFLHEFCSLSKSLQVVQQLRLFRDLVNEGIFYVIEEVLQIPDKKLVLTGTDILILFLNQDPSLLRSYVVRTEGTPLLGLLVKGMMEDFGDKMHCQFLEIIRTLLDTNALSGGAQRSTILDIFYEKHLPEIVDVITASCPETSGNTSEGPARRIRTKPEVLLNICELLCFCIMQDSSRTKCSFLQNNVTEKILHLTRRKEKYLVVAAIRFVRTLLSVHDDFVQNYVVKNNTLKPVMDVFIANGNRYNLLNSAVLDLLEHIRKGNATLLLKYIVGTFWDRLAPFQCLISIQAFKIKYEQCLESAVPKSSADEVDPRRKVEERALDKEEEDYFNEDSDEEDSASASNTQKEKPASNTQKEQPKPHLSNGVAPGSTSSSPRSGGLVDYEDDEDDEDYKPPPRKQPEASEEDEGELLRLKRKSPLVEREQEASKKPRLGKNSKRDNVFAVLCSTLSHAVLAGRKSQSTTVSSARSVVAKEPEDPSSEENNSSNSDDENHKDDGVSSSERGASSDNGKLNGEESMVVTPKSSPEMAVNGS